The following proteins are co-located in the Dyadobacter chenwenxiniae genome:
- a CDS encoding glutamine synthetase beta-grasp domain-containing protein codes for MSKSKLEYIWLDGYKPTQSLRSKTKIESDFSGKLEDCSNWSFDGSSTEQALGGSSDCLLKPVYIIPDPLRKDAYLVMCEVLNADGTAHVSNGRATIEDDDNDFWFGFEQEYFLWDTETNKPLGFPANGYPAPQGPYYCSVGAQNAFGREIIEEHLDACLEAGLNVEGINAEVAAGQWEFQIFAKGAKEAGDQIWLGRYLLERIGEKYGVAINWHCKPLGELDWNGSGMHANFSNSALRTAGSKEVFDKVCESFRPVVKEHIDVYGADNHLRLTGKHETASIHDFSYGVSDRGASIRIPVLVPQKGWSGYLEDRRPNSAADPYKVAARIIKTVKSAL; via the coding sequence ATGTCAAAATCCAAGCTGGAATATATTTGGTTGGATGGCTACAAGCCGACCCAAAGTTTACGTAGCAAAACCAAAATTGAAAGCGATTTTAGTGGGAAATTGGAAGATTGCAGCAACTGGTCATTTGATGGTTCATCCACTGAACAAGCGCTTGGCGGTTCTTCTGACTGTTTATTGAAACCTGTTTATATTATCCCGGATCCATTGCGCAAAGATGCATATCTTGTAATGTGTGAAGTACTTAATGCTGACGGGACTGCTCACGTATCCAACGGTCGTGCAACAATTGAAGATGATGACAATGATTTCTGGTTCGGTTTCGAACAAGAATATTTCCTTTGGGATACTGAAACAAACAAACCGCTTGGCTTCCCGGCAAATGGTTACCCTGCACCACAAGGACCTTACTATTGCTCAGTAGGCGCGCAAAACGCATTTGGTCGCGAAATTATCGAAGAGCATCTTGACGCTTGTCTTGAAGCCGGACTTAATGTAGAAGGTATCAATGCAGAGGTTGCAGCAGGACAGTGGGAATTCCAGATTTTCGCAAAAGGCGCGAAAGAAGCTGGTGACCAGATCTGGCTTGGCCGTTACTTGCTTGAAAGAATCGGTGAAAAATATGGTGTTGCTATCAACTGGCATTGCAAGCCTCTCGGCGAGCTTGACTGGAATGGAAGCGGAATGCACGCCAACTTCTCAAACTCTGCTTTGAGAACTGCTGGCAGCAAAGAAGTTTTCGATAAAGTTTGCGAATCTTTCCGTCCGGTTGTGAAAGAACACATCGACGTTTACGGTGCTGATAACCACCTTCGTTTGACTGGAAAGCACGAAACTGCTTCTATCCACGATTTCAGCTACGGAGTTTCTGACCGTGGTGCTTCAATCCGTATCCCTGTTCTTGTTCCTCAAAAAGGATGGAGCGGATATTTGGAAGACCGTCGTCCAAACTCAGCTGCTGATCCTTACAAAGTAGCAGCGCGTATTATCAAGACTGTTAAATCTGCGCTATAA
- a CDS encoding acyl-CoA desaturase has translation MYIVLIVFVVHWYLSLFCQTFFLHRYSAHKMFIMSKPWERFFYLLTYLSQGSSYLSPRAYAILHRMHHAFSDTEKDPHSPHHTKNVFTMMWETKNIYNAVLSRKRAIESQFERNYPEWRFIEKLGDSWLSRSGWALLYTAFYILAYIYLDMHWAFFFLLPVHFLMGPIHGAIVNWSGHKYGYQNFDNDDKSKNSLIFDFLMMGELFQNNHHKKPNSINFGSRWYEVDPTYPVIKMLNKLKIIEIRKKN, from the coding sequence ATGTATATTGTTCTTATCGTTTTTGTTGTACATTGGTATTTGTCCCTATTCTGTCAAACCTTCTTCCTACACCGCTATTCCGCTCATAAGATGTTTATTATGAGCAAACCGTGGGAGCGTTTCTTTTATTTGCTGACATATCTTTCCCAAGGTTCTTCTTATTTAAGTCCAAGAGCTTACGCGATTTTACACCGCATGCACCACGCTTTTAGTGACACAGAAAAAGATCCGCACTCTCCGCATCACACTAAAAACGTTTTTACGATGATGTGGGAAACGAAGAATATTTATAATGCTGTACTTAGCCGCAAGCGCGCGATCGAGTCGCAATTCGAAAGGAATTATCCGGAATGGCGCTTTATCGAAAAACTCGGCGACTCATGGCTTTCCCGTTCCGGGTGGGCATTGCTTTATACTGCTTTTTATATCCTGGCGTACATATATCTGGATATGCATTGGGCATTCTTCTTCCTTTTGCCTGTACATTTCCTAATGGGCCCGATCCACGGAGCGATTGTAAACTGGAGTGGTCACAAATATGGTTATCAAAACTTCGATAACGACGACAAATCTAAGAATTCGTTAATTTTCGACTTCTTAATGATGGGCGAGTTATTTCAAAACAATCACCATAAAAAGCCTAATTCAATCAATTTCGGCTCACGCTGGTATGAAGTCGACCCGACTTACCCGGTGATTAAGATGCTGAATAAGTTGAAGATTATTGAGATTAGGAAGAAGAATTAA
- a CDS encoding DUF4159 domain-containing protein yields the protein MRRSVVSFGKIVGLVAFVLIGSATFAQSSLKIAKLKYGGGGDWYANKTSLSNLIKFCNTELKMNINPAEDVVEVGSPDIFAYPFVHMTGHGNVVFSDAEAQNLRNYLLSGGFLHIDDNYGLDQFVRREMKKVFPELSFVELPFDHQVYRIKYVFPEGLPKVHEHDGKQPQGFGLIWQGRLVCYYSYETDLGNGWEDQSVYNDPEEMRRKALQMGANLLSYAFMIL from the coding sequence ATGAGAAGATCAGTAGTGAGTTTTGGCAAAATAGTAGGGCTGGTCGCATTTGTTTTAATAGGCTCCGCGACATTCGCTCAATCATCATTAAAAATAGCCAAGCTCAAATACGGCGGCGGTGGCGACTGGTATGCCAATAAAACTTCGCTTTCCAACCTGATCAAATTCTGCAATACGGAGCTCAAAATGAACATTAACCCCGCGGAAGACGTGGTGGAAGTGGGCAGCCCGGATATTTTTGCATATCCGTTTGTCCACATGACAGGGCACGGTAATGTTGTTTTCAGTGACGCTGAGGCGCAAAATCTGCGCAATTATCTGTTGTCGGGGGGATTTTTGCACATCGATGACAATTACGGATTGGATCAGTTTGTCAGGAGAGAAATGAAGAAGGTTTTTCCAGAGCTCTCTTTTGTGGAATTGCCTTTTGATCACCAGGTATACCGCATTAAATATGTGTTTCCGGAAGGTTTGCCCAAAGTTCATGAACACGATGGAAAGCAACCGCAGGGCTTCGGATTGATCTGGCAGGGTCGGCTGGTTTGCTATTACAGCTACGAAACGGACCTCGGAAACGGCTGGGAAGATCAGAGTGTTTACAATGATCCGGAAGAAATGCGCAGAAAAGCATTGCAAATGGGGGCAAACTTGCTGAGCTATGCTTTTATGATTCTTTGA
- a CDS encoding RsmE family RNA methyltransferase, whose protein sequence is MHLFYQPDSNLYELDEEEARHSSKVLRLNSGDIIYVTNGKGTLQKCVLNIQGKKAGYEVLESQTIQRRPFSVHMAIAPTRKAERNEWMVEKMTEIGVEHIDFVVTEHTNADTINRVVNLTRLNRIAAAAMKQSQQHYLPIITIGNKYEAFIKGVADSEKLIAYVPDHNKVEHVFSKVKKDSGTTLLVGPEGDFSEKEISLALEYGFSTVSLGPTRLRTETAAVAGCHAINLAQNIL, encoded by the coding sequence ATGCATTTATTTTATCAGCCCGACTCGAATCTTTACGAACTGGATGAAGAAGAGGCCAGGCATAGTTCCAAGGTTTTGAGGCTTAATTCCGGCGACATTATATATGTTACCAATGGCAAAGGCACATTGCAGAAATGCGTGCTTAACATTCAGGGGAAAAAAGCCGGATACGAAGTGCTCGAATCGCAGACCATTCAGAGACGTCCTTTTTCTGTTCATATGGCGATCGCGCCCACGCGCAAGGCGGAGCGAAATGAATGGATGGTGGAAAAAATGACCGAGATAGGGGTGGAGCACATTGACTTTGTGGTGACCGAGCACACTAACGCTGACACGATAAACCGGGTCGTAAACCTGACCAGGCTGAACCGCATTGCAGCGGCCGCCATGAAGCAATCGCAGCAACATTACCTGCCTATCATCACCATTGGCAATAAATATGAGGCGTTTATTAAAGGAGTGGCAGATTCGGAGAAATTAATTGCCTATGTTCCGGATCACAATAAGGTTGAACACGTTTTTAGTAAAGTAAAAAAAGACTCAGGCACAACTTTATTAGTAGGGCCGGAAGGTGATTTTAGTGAAAAGGAAATATCATTAGCACTCGAATACGGATTTTCAACCGTTTCCCTCGGCCCGACCCGTTTGAGAACCGAAACCGCAGCAGTAGCTGGCTGTCATGCTATAAATCTGGCACAAAACATTTTATAA
- a CDS encoding sensor histidine kinase, with the protein MQIRTRLTVQFSLLVSGILLITFLAIYFFSYYNVNEDFYDRLRSKAKSQAELLLIVPQVNTEVLKALDETNRDLIYDENTFIFDEKNRLIYSNPTNPHSKSIHVSNYWLDEIRKAGQIRYTDGEYKVVGLYYKYPYNKAVVLLGAKDLYGQANLSNLSTLLTVLFFIVTIIVALVGWIFSKRALRPISKVMNAVERILPQKLDTRLDVPNQKDEIGRLTTTFNNLLDRIETAFQMQKIFVANVSHELKNPLTKIRSQLEVSMLKERNTADYQLTIRSVLEDIQELAQLSNTLLELAKVSEDQKDLLTEIIRVDDLLLDCRMGLAQANPSYNIQLNFEELPEDDTWLELTGNTTLLKTAFLNLMDNACKFSDNHTVNVDLKTSARRLTLSFSDNGKGIPKEDQSLVFQPFYRSDNTANIKGYGIGLSLVERIVKLHNGNVAIYSNEPKGTTFVVTLSKL; encoded by the coding sequence ATGCAAATCCGCACCAGACTTACAGTTCAGTTTTCCCTGCTGGTGAGCGGAATCCTTCTGATCACGTTTCTTGCGATCTATTTTTTCTCGTATTACAATGTTAATGAGGATTTTTACGATCGTTTAAGGTCGAAAGCCAAGTCGCAGGCGGAACTTTTGCTGATTGTTCCTCAGGTCAATACGGAGGTTTTAAAAGCCTTGGACGAAACCAACCGCGATTTGATCTATGATGAAAACACATTTATTTTCGACGAAAAAAACCGGCTGATTTATAGCAATCCAACCAACCCGCATTCAAAATCCATTCATGTTTCCAATTACTGGCTGGACGAAATCCGCAAAGCAGGCCAGATCCGCTACACCGACGGCGAATATAAAGTTGTCGGGTTGTATTACAAATATCCCTACAACAAAGCCGTTGTTTTGCTCGGCGCGAAAGATTTGTACGGACAAGCCAATCTTTCCAATTTGAGCACATTGCTCACGGTTTTGTTCTTTATAGTAACAATTATCGTCGCACTTGTGGGCTGGATTTTCTCCAAACGTGCATTACGGCCGATTTCCAAGGTTATGAATGCAGTGGAAAGAATTTTACCCCAAAAGCTCGATACCCGACTTGATGTTCCGAACCAAAAGGATGAAATAGGACGCTTAACCACCACATTTAACAATCTTTTGGACAGGATTGAAACGGCTTTTCAGATGCAAAAGATCTTCGTGGCCAATGTTTCCCACGAGCTTAAAAACCCATTAACCAAAATCCGATCTCAGCTGGAAGTTAGCATGCTCAAAGAACGCAATACGGCTGATTATCAATTGACGATCAGGTCTGTTTTGGAGGATATTCAGGAACTTGCGCAGCTTTCAAACACACTATTGGAGCTCGCCAAAGTAAGTGAGGATCAGAAAGATCTGCTCACAGAAATCATCCGCGTCGACGACCTCCTGCTGGATTGCAGGATGGGACTTGCACAGGCAAACCCTTCCTATAACATTCAGCTCAATTTTGAAGAACTGCCGGAAGACGACACCTGGTTGGAACTGACAGGAAATACTACATTGCTTAAAACAGCTTTCCTGAATCTGATGGACAATGCCTGCAAGTTTTCAGATAATCATACCGTAAATGTGGATCTGAAAACATCGGCGAGGAGACTGACATTGAGTTTTTCAGATAACGGAAAGGGAATTCCCAAAGAAGATCAAAGCCTGGTATTTCAGCCTTTTTACCGCAGCGACAACACGGCCAATATTAAGGGATATGGGATTGGGCTTTCGCTGGTGGAGCGGATTGTGAAACTCCATAATGGCAATGTGGCCATTTATTCAAACGAGCCGAAGGGAACGACATTCGTAGTAACTTTATCGAAGCTCTAA